The proteins below come from a single Nocardioides eburneiflavus genomic window:
- the ychF gene encoding redox-regulated ATPase YchF gives MALTIGIVGLPNAGKSTLFNALTKNDVLAANYPFATIEPNVGVVGVPDERLPQLAAVFESAKVLPATVEFVDIAGIVRGASQGEGLGNKFLSHIRESAAICQVTRVFRDEDVTHVDGEVNPANDISTIQTELIFADLETVDRAIQRLEKESRKVKDLVANLEAAKAAKEALESGTPIIATDIDRSLLRELSLLTAKPFIYVFNCDADELGDEALKDRMREIVAPAEAIFLDAKFEAELAEMDDDEMAHEMLAEMGITESGLDQLARVGFDTLGLQTYLTAGPKETRAWTIRKGATAPEAAGVIHTDFQKGFIKAEVVSFADLMAAGSMLKAKEAGKVRMEGKDYVMADGDVVEFRFNV, from the coding sequence GTGGCTCTCACCATCGGCATCGTCGGTCTCCCCAACGCGGGCAAGTCGACGCTCTTCAACGCACTGACCAAGAACGACGTGCTCGCGGCGAACTACCCGTTCGCGACGATCGAGCCCAACGTCGGCGTCGTGGGGGTTCCCGACGAGCGGCTGCCGCAGCTCGCGGCCGTCTTCGAGTCCGCCAAGGTCCTGCCCGCCACCGTCGAGTTCGTCGACATCGCCGGCATCGTGCGCGGCGCCTCGCAGGGTGAGGGACTGGGCAACAAGTTCCTCTCCCACATCCGTGAGTCCGCAGCGATCTGCCAGGTGACCCGCGTCTTCCGCGACGAGGACGTGACCCACGTCGACGGCGAGGTCAACCCCGCCAACGACATCTCGACCATCCAGACCGAGCTGATCTTCGCCGACCTCGAGACGGTCGACCGGGCGATCCAGCGGCTGGAGAAGGAGTCGCGCAAGGTCAAGGACCTCGTCGCCAACCTCGAGGCCGCCAAGGCCGCCAAGGAGGCGCTCGAGTCGGGCACCCCGATCATCGCCACCGACATCGACCGCTCCCTGCTGCGCGAGCTGTCGCTGCTGACGGCCAAGCCGTTCATCTACGTCTTCAACTGCGACGCCGACGAGCTCGGCGACGAAGCGCTGAAGGACCGGATGCGCGAGATCGTCGCGCCGGCCGAGGCCATCTTCCTCGACGCCAAGTTCGAGGCGGAGCTCGCCGAGATGGATGACGACGAGATGGCGCACGAGATGCTCGCCGAGATGGGCATCACCGAGTCCGGCCTCGACCAGCTCGCGCGCGTCGGCTTCGACACCCTCGGCCTCCAGACCTACCTCACCGCCGGCCCCAAGGAGACGCGGGCCTGGACCATCAGGAAGGGCGCCACCGCGCCCGAGGCCGCCGGTGTCATCCACACCGACTTCCAGAAGGGCTTCATCAAGGCCGAGGTCGTCTCATTCGCCGACCTGATGGCCGCCGGCTCCATGCTCAAGGCCAAGGAGGCCGGCAAGGTGCGCATGGAGGGCAAGGACTACGTCATGGCCGACGGCGACGTCGTGGAGTTCCGCTTCAACGTCTGA
- a CDS encoding glycoside hydrolase family 32 protein, with the protein MRPLLHFTAETGWINDPHGLTFHDGAYHLFHQYVPGSLVWAPNCHWGHATSPDLLSWTRRGIALAPGDGDDGIWTGSLVRDGDDARILYTSVVQPDIGLGRVRLAAPTDSTWDEWTKGEVVIVPPEDLDLIAYRDPFVVREGDLWRMFVGAGTRSGDALALTYTSPDLTEWVYDGVAASRSTYETEPVWMGALWECPQVFDVDDHWVMLSSVWDDDVLHYAGYGIGDGDSYGEGRFTPADWGRLSHGGSYYAPSFFRDRDGRPCVMFWMRGVGDADEAWSSCLSVPYLMTAKDGRLVAAPHPELAAARGGPLAAGESAVTFDLEWSPAGPDDHLVLSNDSGAKTARVGVLDGAVSLERPGQDTWSMPWAGEELRIIVDGPVVEISSPQGLLGGAVEPTTRWHGGDPRVRAWQLSPSSSV; encoded by the coding sequence ATGCGACCCCTGCTCCACTTCACCGCTGAGACAGGCTGGATCAACGACCCGCACGGCCTCACCTTCCACGACGGGGCCTATCACCTGTTCCACCAGTACGTGCCCGGCAGCCTGGTGTGGGCGCCGAACTGCCACTGGGGCCACGCGACCAGTCCCGACCTGCTCTCCTGGACCCGTCGCGGCATCGCCCTGGCGCCGGGGGACGGCGACGACGGCATCTGGACCGGGAGCCTGGTGCGCGACGGCGACGACGCACGCATCCTCTACACGTCGGTGGTGCAGCCCGACATCGGGCTCGGGCGCGTCCGGCTCGCCGCACCGACCGACAGCACGTGGGACGAGTGGACCAAGGGCGAGGTCGTCATCGTCCCTCCGGAGGACCTCGACCTGATCGCCTACCGGGACCCGTTCGTCGTCCGCGAGGGCGACCTGTGGCGGATGTTCGTCGGTGCCGGAACACGCAGCGGCGACGCACTCGCCCTCACGTACACCTCCCCCGATCTGACCGAGTGGGTCTACGACGGCGTCGCCGCCAGCCGTTCGACGTACGAGACCGAGCCGGTCTGGATGGGTGCGCTCTGGGAGTGCCCACAGGTCTTCGACGTCGACGACCACTGGGTGATGCTGAGCTCGGTGTGGGACGACGACGTGCTGCACTACGCCGGGTACGGCATCGGCGACGGCGACTCGTACGGCGAGGGACGGTTCACGCCCGCGGACTGGGGGCGGCTGAGCCACGGCGGCTCCTACTACGCGCCGTCCTTCTTCCGGGACCGCGACGGTCGGCCGTGCGTGATGTTCTGGATGCGCGGGGTCGGCGACGCCGACGAGGCCTGGTCGAGCTGCTTGAGCGTCCCGTACCTGATGACGGCGAAGGACGGGCGCCTTGTCGCCGCCCCGCACCCCGAGCTGGCTGCTGCGCGTGGTGGCCCGCTGGCCGCAGGCGAGTCAGCGGTCACCTTCGACCTCGAGTGGTCTCCTGCCGGGCCCGACGACCACCTGGTGCTGAGCAACGACTCGGGCGCCAAGACCGCCCGGGTCGGGGTGCTGGACGGTGCCGTGTCGCTCGAGCGCCCCGGCCAGGACACGTGGTCCATGCCGTGGGCCGGCGAGGAGCTGCGGATCATCGTCGACGGACCCGTCGTGGAGATCTCCTCCCCGCAGGGTCTGCTGGGCGGAGCTGTCGAGCCCACGACCCGGTGGCACGGTGGTGACCCACGCGTCCGCGCGTGGCAGCTGTCGCCCAGCTCCAGCGTCTAG
- a CDS encoding glycoside hydrolase family 172 protein encodes MTADTTPGGLLGDLTRARPGRTARASSFDQTGRNRDNWIVMPGEERVLADLEGPGFITHIWMTQSCRIQPGPGQIDPEVVGVPMLEIHNALGVSWEVVDPDYYRKVLLKIYWDDQETPSVVAPLGDFFGLMNSLSGSYDSLPLSVSAKEPELHTFGGSAAFNSYFRMPFGTRARVVVENQNDIPYLQYFYIDYELSPTPLPEDTVYFHAHWRRALPNAGWGPDLQSNSIETTVANLDGAANYVALETEGRGHYVGCTLAVRHFQGSWWGEGDDMIFIDDDTWPPSLHGTGMEDYFGHAWGMQRNAYQFNGTIVHEEDVPGFHHSYRFHMVDPIRFEKRIKVTFEHGHGNHLSDDWSSTAYWYQTLPSPVLAVPDVDQRLPLRPVDRVIEAPLPELTVEQRSARQQASERMERFVAARDTLREERRRQIDEWERGNVEQARAIRRSYDAGQG; translated from the coding sequence ATGACTGCAGACACCACCCCCGGCGGCCTCCTGGGTGATCTCACCCGGGCGCGACCCGGCCGAACGGCCCGGGCCTCGAGCTTCGACCAGACCGGCCGCAACCGGGACAACTGGATCGTGATGCCCGGGGAGGAGCGTGTGCTGGCGGACCTCGAAGGACCCGGATTCATCACCCACATCTGGATGACCCAGTCCTGTCGGATCCAGCCAGGTCCGGGCCAGATCGACCCCGAGGTCGTGGGCGTGCCGATGCTCGAGATCCACAACGCGCTCGGCGTCAGCTGGGAGGTGGTGGATCCGGACTACTACCGCAAGGTCCTGCTCAAGATCTACTGGGACGACCAGGAGACCCCGAGCGTCGTCGCGCCACTGGGTGACTTCTTCGGACTGATGAACTCGCTCTCCGGCAGCTACGACTCGCTGCCCCTGTCGGTGTCCGCGAAGGAGCCCGAGCTGCACACCTTCGGGGGCAGCGCCGCGTTCAACAGCTACTTCCGGATGCCTTTCGGCACGCGCGCGCGGGTCGTGGTGGAGAACCAGAACGACATCCCCTACCTCCAGTACTTCTACATCGACTACGAGCTCTCCCCCACCCCCCTGCCCGAGGACACGGTCTACTTCCACGCCCACTGGCGCCGCGCGCTCCCCAACGCCGGCTGGGGGCCCGACCTGCAGTCGAACAGCATCGAGACGACGGTCGCCAACCTCGACGGCGCCGCGAACTACGTGGCTCTCGAGACCGAGGGCCGCGGCCACTACGTCGGCTGCACCCTCGCAGTGCGCCACTTCCAGGGATCGTGGTGGGGCGAGGGCGACGACATGATCTTCATCGACGACGACACCTGGCCCCCCAGCCTGCACGGCACCGGCATGGAGGACTACTTCGGCCACGCGTGGGGCATGCAACGCAACGCCTACCAGTTCAACGGCACCATCGTGCACGAGGAGGACGTCCCGGGCTTCCACCACAGCTACCGCTTCCACATGGTCGACCCGATCCGATTCGAGAAGCGGATCAAGGTCACCTTCGAGCACGGCCACGGCAACCACCTGTCCGACGACTGGTCCTCGACCGCGTACTGGTACCAGACCCTGCCCTCGCCAGTCCTCGCCGTGCCCGACGTCGACCAGCGCCTCCCCCTCCGACCGGTCGACCGGGTCATCGAGGCGCCTCTCCCCGAGCTCACCGTCGAACAGCGATCCGCCCGCCAGCAGGCGAGTGAGCGCATGGAGCGGTTCGTCGCCGCGCGCGACACCCTGCGCGAGGAGCGCCGGCGGCAGATCGACGAGTGGGAACGCGGGAACGTCGAACAGGCTCGCGCGATCCGTCGGTCCTACGATGCCGGACAGGGGTGA
- a CDS encoding LacI family DNA-binding transcriptional regulator, protein MATIVEVAQLARVSTSTVSHVLNGTRKVEPKTRKRVLDAIEKTGYRQDAVARAMRRSRTDSIGLVVSDAGEPAFAEMVHGVEHAATEQGLTLLLANSAEDADREARAVRTLLTRRVDGLILARCPLSTVEVEQQVASGSPPVVLLDRVYDGAPCDQVGADNRESMRRLAEHLLAAGHRDFLVVAGDTRVPTLTERLAGFRDVAPRDGDDATTVLEGTDPVQLRADLARVLARREHTCVIAASSPLAVVALECLREEGMQVPRDIAFATFDGFDHSDLFQPPITTVRQPAFDMGVAAVGMLLERLQSSRSERPSSPRTTRLQQRLELRASSEDFDFAVARD, encoded by the coding sequence ATGGCCACCATCGTGGAGGTCGCCCAGCTGGCGCGGGTGTCTACCTCAACTGTCTCGCACGTGCTCAACGGCACGAGGAAGGTCGAGCCCAAGACCCGCAAGAGGGTGCTGGACGCCATCGAGAAGACGGGCTACCGCCAGGACGCCGTGGCTCGCGCCATGCGGCGCTCACGCACCGACAGCATCGGCCTCGTCGTCTCCGACGCCGGGGAGCCGGCCTTCGCCGAGATGGTGCACGGGGTCGAGCACGCGGCCACGGAGCAGGGCCTCACCCTGCTCCTGGCCAACTCGGCCGAGGACGCCGACCGCGAGGCGCGGGCCGTGCGAACACTGCTCACGCGCCGTGTCGACGGGCTGATACTGGCGCGATGCCCCCTGTCGACCGTGGAGGTCGAACAGCAGGTAGCGAGCGGGTCGCCGCCGGTGGTGCTCCTCGACCGCGTGTACGACGGGGCGCCCTGCGATCAGGTCGGCGCCGACAACCGGGAGAGCATGCGGCGCCTGGCTGAGCACCTGCTCGCGGCCGGCCACCGGGACTTCCTCGTGGTCGCCGGTGACACGAGGGTGCCCACCCTGACCGAGCGTCTGGCCGGCTTCCGCGACGTGGCGCCGCGGGACGGCGACGATGCCACGACGGTCCTCGAGGGCACCGACCCCGTGCAGCTCAGGGCCGACCTGGCGCGCGTCCTCGCTCGCCGCGAGCACACCTGCGTGATCGCCGCGAGCAGCCCGTTGGCCGTGGTCGCGCTCGAGTGCCTGCGCGAGGAAGGGATGCAGGTACCGCGCGACATCGCCTTCGCCACGTTCGACGGGTTCGACCACTCGGACCTGTTCCAACCGCCCATCACGACCGTCCGCCAGCCGGCCTTCGACATGGGAGTCGCAGCGGTGGGGATGCTCCTGGAGCGGCTCCAGTCGTCTCGCAGCGAGCGTCCCTCGAGCCCGCGTACGACCCGGCTCCAGCAACGGCTGGAGCTCCGCGCGTCGAGCGAGGACTTCGACTTCGCCGTGGCGCGCGACTGA
- a CDS encoding ABC transporter substrate-binding protein: MSARSLAGRRRRRLAGSLLSVSSLVVLAACSNASDAQTEDGKTTITLSMQSADVETADPATWAIVEAFEKAHPDVDVEVGGQPVAEHLQSLSIAAQSDTLPDIFWVYKATAEDMLEAGKLMNLEPTLEELGVLERLPESTVSNFTVDDTVYGVPYQALLTGLWVNTKILADNGLEQPTTFDELVEVARALDENGIVTISNGASQSAFSVWSFLVWLNRFGYEDKIEGILDGSESFDNPDFVRMYERIAELRDAGAFASNVSTQTYPQAVDQFLNGKAAMLDAGVWAAGQIQDSEVADDTTFWNGPTFDDGVGEQDIVMNVASAPLVVDHKVEDDEQKLDAVTKFLDFYYSDEAQQLLVDNAQPPVTDYEPEIDPAEQAVLKSALDVAADPELSSPESQPDLLVSTAVATAMYDSIYGVIQDQLSPEEAVALVQKAIDAE, translated from the coding sequence ATGTCTGCTCGCAGCCTCGCCGGTCGCCGGCGGCGCCGGCTCGCCGGCTCGCTCCTGTCCGTCTCGTCCCTGGTGGTCCTCGCTGCGTGCAGCAACGCCAGCGACGCCCAGACGGAGGACGGCAAGACGACCATCACCCTGTCGATGCAGAGCGCGGACGTCGAGACCGCCGACCCCGCGACCTGGGCGATCGTGGAGGCCTTCGAGAAGGCCCACCCCGACGTCGACGTCGAGGTCGGCGGCCAGCCGGTGGCCGAGCACCTGCAGAGCCTGTCGATCGCGGCGCAGAGCGACACGCTTCCCGACATCTTCTGGGTCTACAAGGCGACCGCCGAGGACATGCTCGAGGCAGGCAAGCTGATGAACCTCGAGCCCACCCTCGAGGAGCTCGGTGTCCTCGAGAGGCTGCCGGAGAGCACGGTCAGCAACTTCACCGTGGACGACACGGTTTACGGCGTGCCCTACCAGGCACTGCTGACCGGCCTCTGGGTCAACACGAAGATCCTGGCTGACAACGGCCTCGAGCAGCCCACCACCTTCGACGAGCTCGTCGAGGTGGCGCGGGCGCTCGACGAGAACGGCATCGTCACGATCTCCAACGGCGCGAGTCAGTCGGCCTTCAGCGTCTGGTCCTTCCTGGTGTGGCTCAACCGGTTCGGCTACGAGGACAAGATCGAAGGCATCCTCGACGGCTCGGAGAGCTTCGACAACCCCGACTTCGTGCGGATGTACGAGCGCATCGCCGAGCTGCGCGACGCCGGCGCCTTCGCCTCGAACGTCTCGACGCAGACCTATCCGCAGGCCGTGGACCAGTTCCTCAACGGGAAGGCGGCGATGCTCGACGCAGGCGTCTGGGCCGCCGGGCAGATCCAGGACTCGGAGGTGGCTGACGACACCACCTTCTGGAACGGGCCCACCTTCGACGACGGTGTGGGCGAGCAGGACATCGTCATGAATGTCGCCTCCGCACCGCTGGTGGTCGACCACAAGGTCGAGGACGACGAGCAGAAGCTGGACGCAGTCACCAAGTTCCTCGACTTCTACTACAGCGACGAGGCGCAGCAGCTCCTCGTGGACAACGCCCAGCCCCCGGTCACCGACTACGAGCCCGAGATCGACCCCGCCGAGCAGGCCGTGCTGAAGTCGGCCCTCGACGTCGCCGCCGACCCGGAGCTGAGCAGCCCCGAGTCGCAGCCCGACCTGCTGGTGTCCACCGCAGTCGCCACGGCGATGTACGACAGCATCTACGGCGTGATCCAGGACCAGCTCTCCCCGGAGGAGGCCGTGGCCCTGGTGCAGAAGGCGATCGACGCCGAATGA
- a CDS encoding carbohydrate ABC transporter permease, protein MSSTMVWVSNRWKIAVMLAPALVLFTAFFVYPVGYAIAYSFTNSAGFGAAEFVGLDNYVALLDDPFFWQSLRNTVVILVVSLAILVPASFALALLLRHKVRGAGGLRALVFGPAIIAPILVGLIWVFILDPKIGLLNRLLLPLGVEPVQWIGGNTLTPYAVSLVFVWSSIGFAMTIFYAGLQLLPGDVMEASELDGASHWQQLRHVTIPMMRETFAIVAILLITNVFKIFELVYMLTGGGPVHRSETLVSYMYFVTFTNQRYGSGMAIAVIVFVLGALTTLAYLAVSRRRSLA, encoded by the coding sequence ATGAGCTCGACCATGGTCTGGGTCAGCAACCGCTGGAAGATCGCCGTGATGCTGGCACCCGCGCTGGTGCTCTTCACCGCATTCTTCGTCTACCCCGTGGGCTACGCGATCGCCTACAGCTTCACCAACTCCGCCGGGTTCGGTGCCGCTGAGTTCGTCGGCCTCGACAACTACGTCGCCCTCCTGGACGACCCGTTCTTCTGGCAGTCGCTGAGGAACACCGTCGTGATCCTGGTGGTCAGCCTGGCCATCCTGGTCCCCGCCTCCTTCGCCCTTGCTCTCCTGCTGAGGCACAAGGTCCGCGGCGCCGGCGGTCTGCGGGCCCTGGTCTTCGGGCCGGCGATCATCGCGCCGATCCTCGTCGGCCTGATCTGGGTCTTCATCCTCGACCCCAAGATCGGACTGCTCAACCGGCTGCTGCTACCGCTCGGCGTCGAGCCGGTGCAGTGGATCGGGGGCAACACGCTCACGCCGTACGCCGTGTCGCTGGTCTTCGTCTGGAGCAGCATCGGATTCGCGATGACCATCTTCTACGCGGGGCTGCAGCTGCTGCCCGGGGACGTCATGGAGGCCTCGGAGCTCGACGGGGCCTCGCACTGGCAGCAGCTGCGCCACGTCACCATCCCGATGATGCGCGAGACCTTCGCCATCGTGGCGATCCTGCTGATCACCAACGTGTTCAAGATCTTCGAGCTGGTCTACATGCTCACTGGCGGTGGTCCCGTGCATCGCTCGGAGACCCTCGTGAGCTACATGTACTTCGTCACCTTCACCAACCAGCGCTACGGCTCGGGCATGGCGATCGCCGTGATCGTCTTCGTGCTGGGTGCCCTGACGACCCTCGCCTACCTGGCCGTGAGCCGCCGACGGAGCCTGGCATGA
- a CDS encoding carbohydrate ABC transporter permease, giving the protein MTQTSSTEVPTGVTPTAVRATRPSPPRPRPRRRRGLVAVGAAAYLVTFLIVFPILWIALLSLQPSDKILSDPFSFDALTFDNYRNAIESLPLVQMYKNTLIVAVASVTLGAVVSFMAAFALTRMVFRRRAAQSSLRFYLLAGLAVPVYVLLFPIYRLDLALGIFGTYAALILPYIAVSIPFNTLLLTGFLRDFPAELEEAAIMDGAGLFRICWSVVLPAMKPVIATILIFNVVYVFNEFPFVSILINDPDMATVSLAVSKFQGQYTVDYGGMMAAATLVLVPQLAIYAVFQRHVIAGLTAGAVKG; this is encoded by the coding sequence ATGACACAGACGTCCAGCACCGAGGTGCCCACCGGCGTGACCCCGACAGCGGTGAGGGCCACCCGCCCGAGCCCGCCACGTCCGCGTCCGCGCCGGCGCCGGGGCCTGGTCGCCGTCGGGGCGGCCGCCTACCTGGTGACCTTCCTGATCGTCTTCCCGATCCTGTGGATCGCGCTCCTGTCACTCCAGCCGAGCGACAAGATCCTGTCCGACCCGTTCTCCTTCGACGCGCTGACGTTCGACAACTACCGCAACGCCATCGAGTCGCTCCCGCTCGTGCAGATGTACAAGAACACCCTCATCGTCGCGGTCGCCTCGGTGACCCTGGGCGCGGTGGTGTCGTTCATGGCCGCGTTCGCGCTGACCCGGATGGTGTTCCGGCGGCGTGCCGCCCAGTCGTCGCTGCGGTTCTACCTGCTCGCCGGGCTCGCGGTGCCGGTCTACGTCCTGCTCTTCCCGATCTACCGCCTCGACCTCGCGCTGGGGATCTTCGGCACCTACGCCGCGCTGATCCTCCCGTACATCGCGGTCTCGATCCCCTTCAACACGTTGCTGTTGACCGGCTTCCTCCGCGACTTCCCGGCAGAGCTGGAGGAGGCGGCGATCATGGACGGCGCCGGTCTGTTCCGCATCTGCTGGTCGGTGGTCCTGCCGGCGATGAAGCCGGTGATCGCCACCATCTTGATCTTCAACGTCGTCTACGTGTTCAACGAGTTCCCGTTCGTCTCCATCCTGATCAATGACCCGGACATGGCGACGGTCTCGCTGGCAGTGTCGAAGTTCCAGGGTCAGTACACCGTCGACTACGGCGGGATGATGGCCGCTGCCACACTCGTGCTAGTCCCGCAGCTCGCGATCTACGCGGTGTTCCAACGTCACGTGATCGCCGGCCTGACCGCCGGGGCGGTCAAGGGGTGA
- a CDS encoding NosD domain-containing protein, with the protein MAPTVYDVTTWPGATVSPYYDIGLVINQIIADIKSQQSTKTTRPGAVIYIPPGHYDLRTTATIDVGFLTIKGSGHGFLSEAIRDEANTTAWIETLPGSSHVQVVNNNQVGFLVNRSADPGTNGRLNSIVFQDFCIDGVASSKPYLPGNGKTGIRVQYDTDAVRVEGMGFVYLSTALSIRNADAFNITNNFIGECGSSILMTDSSIVGKITNNYLISAWAGNSIFIENNENCLISGNSLLWGARIQMKNVNRAVITGNKFVSNFSGMIVHETPCHEQLVSGNHFRRIFGDGGPARNDDLYGMVHLNGNDNSVTANMFSFDVPAGSIVPSGATPTVVLVRGGTRNQLATNKLVSNVPVRHVLDASSTATKVLWSGTAAQVQDLTGGNASVVPTP; encoded by the coding sequence ATGGCACCCACCGTCTACGACGTCACGACCTGGCCCGGCGCGACCGTGTCCCCGTACTACGACATCGGCCTGGTGATCAATCAGATCATCGCCGACATCAAGTCCCAGCAGAGCACGAAGACCACGCGGCCCGGCGCCGTCATCTACATCCCGCCGGGCCACTACGACCTCCGCACGACGGCAACGATCGACGTCGGGTTCCTGACGATCAAGGGATCGGGACACGGATTCCTGTCCGAGGCGATCCGGGACGAGGCCAACACCACAGCCTGGATCGAGACGCTGCCCGGCTCCAGCCACGTGCAGGTGGTCAACAACAACCAGGTCGGCTTCCTCGTCAACCGGTCCGCCGACCCGGGCACCAACGGCCGGCTCAACTCCATCGTCTTCCAGGATTTCTGCATCGACGGAGTGGCCAGCTCCAAGCCCTACCTCCCCGGCAACGGCAAGACCGGCATCCGCGTCCAGTACGACACCGACGCCGTCCGCGTCGAGGGCATGGGCTTCGTCTACCTGTCGACCGCGCTCTCCATCAGGAACGCCGACGCGTTCAACATCACGAACAACTTCATCGGCGAGTGCGGAAGCTCGATCCTGATGACCGACAGCTCGATCGTCGGCAAGATCACGAACAACTACCTGATCAGTGCCTGGGCGGGGAACTCGATCTTCATCGAGAACAACGAGAACTGCCTCATCAGCGGCAACAGCCTGCTGTGGGGAGCCCGGATCCAGATGAAGAACGTGAACCGCGCAGTCATCACCGGCAACAAGTTCGTCTCGAACTTCTCCGGGATGATCGTCCACGAGACTCCGTGCCACGAGCAGCTCGTCTCCGGCAACCACTTCCGGCGCATCTTCGGCGACGGCGGGCCGGCCAGGAACGACGACCTGTACGGCATGGTGCACCTGAACGGCAACGACAACTCGGTCACCGCCAACATGTTCTCCTTCGATGTGCCCGCTGGCAGCATCGTCCCGTCGGGGGCGACACCCACCGTGGTGCTCGTCCGCGGGGGCACGCGCAATCAGCTGGCCACCAACAAGCTGGTGTCCAACGTCCCGGTCCGCCACGTGCTGGACGCCAGCAGCACCGCCACGAAGGTCCTGTGGTCCGGCACCGCGGCGCAGGTTCAGGACCTGACCGGCGGCAACGCGTCCGTCGTGCCGACCCCCTGA
- a CDS encoding alpha/beta fold hydrolase produces MIPLAPQTVVLHGHELSYVDSGSGPVVLFIHGILGSQRQWSHLVDQVDDDHRVVVPDLFGHGDSAKPTGDYSLSSHAATLRDLLDHLGIERVTLVGHSLGGGIAMQFYYLFPERVDRLVLVASGGLGREVNLVLRSATLPGAEQVLGVIASAPVLEKVEALGRGAQRVGWKPGADIGAIWRGFTSLGDQESRRAFLATTRAVIDFGGQSISAHDHLESVTPPPTMVVWGSKDRMIPAWHALSAQRALPECRVELFEGAGHFPHLDDPDRFARVLREFMTEA; encoded by the coding sequence ATGATCCCCCTGGCTCCGCAGACGGTCGTTCTCCACGGCCACGAGCTGTCCTACGTCGACAGTGGCTCAGGGCCGGTCGTCCTGTTCATCCACGGCATCCTGGGCTCGCAGCGCCAGTGGTCCCACCTCGTCGACCAGGTCGACGACGACCACCGCGTGGTGGTGCCCGACCTGTTCGGGCACGGCGACTCGGCGAAGCCGACCGGCGACTACTCGCTGAGCTCGCACGCCGCGACCCTGCGCGACCTGCTCGACCACCTCGGCATCGAGCGGGTCACGCTCGTCGGGCACTCGCTGGGCGGCGGCATCGCGATGCAGTTCTACTACCTCTTCCCCGAGCGGGTGGACCGGCTCGTGCTCGTCGCGAGCGGCGGCCTCGGGCGGGAGGTCAACCTCGTGCTGCGCTCGGCCACCCTGCCGGGCGCCGAGCAGGTCCTCGGCGTCATCGCCTCCGCGCCCGTCCTCGAGAAGGTGGAGGCGCTCGGCCGGGGCGCGCAGCGGGTCGGCTGGAAGCCCGGGGCCGACATCGGTGCCATCTGGCGCGGCTTCACCTCGCTCGGCGACCAGGAGAGCCGGCGCGCGTTCCTCGCGACCACGCGGGCGGTGATCGACTTCGGCGGCCAGAGCATCAGCGCGCACGACCACCTCGAGTCGGTGACGCCGCCGCCGACGATGGTCGTGTGGGGATCGAAGGACCGGATGATCCCGGCGTGGCACGCGCTGAGCGCGCAGCGCGCGCTGCCCGAGTGCCGGGTGGAGCTGTTCGAGGGCGCCGGCCACTTCCCGCACCTCGACGACCCGGACCGCTTCGCGCGGGTGCTGCGAGAGTTCATGACCGAGGCCTGA
- a CDS encoding VOC family protein has protein sequence MASRLTEISLDCHDPDRLADFWTAALDWVVLEREPGLVEVGPARATDQALLDAVRSGPVPPTMFLAAVEEGKVVKNRMHLDLSPVDRSRDEEVERLLALGATRADVGQTGEESWVVMADPEGNEFCVLRSLAPGHFSL, from the coding sequence ATGGCCTCCCGACTCACCGAGATCTCCCTCGACTGCCACGACCCCGACCGGCTGGCGGACTTCTGGACGGCTGCCCTGGACTGGGTCGTGCTCGAGCGCGAGCCCGGGCTGGTCGAGGTGGGGCCGGCCCGCGCCACCGACCAGGCGCTGCTGGACGCCGTACGGTCCGGGCCCGTGCCGCCGACGATGTTCCTGGCCGCGGTCGAGGAGGGCAAGGTCGTCAAGAACCGGATGCACCTCGACCTCTCCCCCGTCGACCGCTCCCGCGACGAGGAGGTCGAGCGACTGCTCGCGCTCGGGGCGACGCGGGCCGACGTCGGTCAGACCGGCGAGGAGTCGTGGGTCGTCATGGCCGACCCCGAGGGCAACGAGTTCTGCGTGCTGCGCAGCCTCGCGCCGGGCCACTTCTCGCTGTGA
- a CDS encoding glutaredoxin domain-containing protein has protein sequence MFDRKPDSVSAAEGARAAEEGRVVVYWRKGCPFCRRLQLTLGKKARDVVWVDVWADADASAYVRSVNDGDEVVPTVVIGGVPHTNPPPGDVRAAV, from the coding sequence ATGTTCGACCGGAAGCCCGACTCCGTCTCTGCCGCCGAGGGTGCCCGCGCGGCCGAGGAGGGCCGCGTGGTCGTCTACTGGCGCAAGGGCTGCCCGTTCTGCAGGCGCCTCCAGCTGACCCTGGGCAAGAAGGCCAGGGACGTCGTGTGGGTCGACGTCTGGGCCGATGCCGACGCGTCGGCGTACGTCAGGAGCGTCAACGACGGCGACGAGGTCGTGCCGACCGTCGTGATCGGCGGCGTCCCGCACACGAACCCGCCGCCCGGCGACGTCCGCGCCGCCGTCTGA